The DNA window GTTTCGGATGACGGCCAACCGCAATTCCGTACAGATATTTACAATTATGATAATACGGTGCGATCGGGCGCACAAATTTTGGCTCAGGCCAAAAAATTAATGCAGTAAATGCAGTAATTATAAATAAATAACGGTCAGAATGTTTGGCTATACCGCAGGCTCCCGTCGCCGGGGGCCTGTAAACCTAGGCGTATCGCGGGTTGACTCAGCATACGCAGGCGGTTATGGTTCGGACAGTGCGCTGCTTTGTGCATTTATTTTGACATTCTTGCCGGGTTTAACAGAGTCATGGACAAAATTGATCATCACCGCCGTAAATGGCTGGCGCTAGGTGGCGCCGCTATGGGCATAGCGCTGCTCCCAGGGCAGGCGTTTGCCAGTCTTTCCACCGCTCGACCGCGTATTTTAGTGCTGAATAACCTGAATACCGGTGAATCTATTAAAGCCGAGTTCTTTGACGGCAAAGGGTACAATAAAGAAGAGTTGGTGCGGTTAAATCATCTGTTCCGCGATTATCGCGCCAACAAGGTTAAATCGATCGATCCCCGCTTGTTTGATCACCTTTATCGTCTGCAGGGGCTGCTGGGCACCAGCAAGCCGGTGCAGCTGATCTCCGGTTACCGCTCCGTAGATACCAACAACGAATTGCGCGCACACAGCCGCGGCGTGGCCAAGCACAGCTACCACACCAAGGGCCAGGCGATGGACTTCCACATCGAAGGCATCCAATTGAGTAATATCCGCAAAGCGGCGTTAAAAATGCGCGCCGGTGGTGTAGGATATTACCCACGTAGCAACTTCGTACACATCGATACCGGCCCGGTTCGGACTTGGTAATCGCTGTGCCGTCAGTGAATAACGCCGCCCCTTGCGGAAGCGGCGTTATTGTCGTTGGAGCCTTATGAAATACCATCTTATTCCCGTTACCGCCTTTAGCCAGAATTGCAGCCTGATCTGGTGCGAAAACACGCAGCAGGCGGCGTTGGTCGATCCCGGCGGTGAAGCGGAAAAAATCAAAGCGGAAGTCGCGCAGCAGGGGGTGGCGATCACCCAAATTTTGCTGACGCACGGCCATTTGGATCACGTCGGTGCGGCGGCGGAGCTGGCGGACCATTATCAGGTGCCAATCTACGGCCCGGATAAAGAAGACGCGTTTTGGCTGGATGGTTTGCCGGCGCAGAGCCGGATGTTCGGGCTGGAAGAGTGCGCGCCGCTGACGCCGACTCGCTGGCTGTCGGAAGGCGATGAGATGCAGGTGGGCGAAATGACGCTCAAGGTGCTGCATTGCCCCGGGCATACGCCGGGCCACATCGTCTTTATCAATGAGCAAGCGCGTTTGGCGCTGGTGGGCGACGTGCTGTTTAACGGTGGCGTGGGGCGCAGCGACTTCCCGCGCGGTGACCATCAGGCGCTGATTACCTCTATTCGCACCAAGCTGCTGCCGTTGGGCGACGATATGCGCTTTATTCCTGGCCACGGCCCGATGTCGACCTTTGGCCACGAGCGCCAGACCAACCCGTTCCTGCGCGAAGAGCCGGCGGTGTGGTAGCGATTATTTCCCGGCAGAAATAATCAAGGGCGCATAGAGCGCCCTTTTTTTATGATTTATGGCCTGCGTCGATGCTTTTAGAGCACGGCGACGATGGCTTCACATAGCGGTGCCATGTTGTCCGGCGTCATGCCGGCCACGTTCACCCGGCCCGAGTTCACGGCGTATACGCCGAACTCTTCGCGCAGACGCAGCACCTGTTCTTTGGTCAGGCCGCTGAACGAGAACATGCCGTTCTGCTGGATAATGAAGCTGAAGTCCTGTTGCGCGCCTTTCTCCTGCAGGGTGTTCACGAACAGCTGACGCATGCGGTGAATACGCTGGCGCATGTCGGTCAGCTCCTGTTCCCACATTGCGCGCAGAGCGTCGTTGCCCAGAATGGTGGCGACCACGGCCGCGCCGTGCGACGGCGGGTTGGAGTAGTTGGCGCGAATCGCCGCTTTCACCTGGCTGAAGGCGCGATCGGCGGTTTCGGCATCGGCAGCCACAATGGTGCAAGCGCCGACGCGCTCATTGTACAGACCGAAGTTTTTCGAGTAGGAGCTGGCGACGATCAGCTCTTGATGTTTGGCGGCGAAAATACGCAGGCCCTGCGCATCCTCTTCCAGACCGTTGGCGAAGCCCTGGTAGGCGAAG is part of the Serratia marcescens genome and encodes:
- a CDS encoding YcbK family protein — its product is MDKIDHHRRKWLALGGAAMGIALLPGQAFASLSTARPRILVLNNLNTGESIKAEFFDGKGYNKEELVRLNHLFRDYRANKVKSIDPRLFDHLYRLQGLLGTSKPVQLISGYRSVDTNNELRAHSRGVAKHSYHTKGQAMDFHIEGIQLSNIRKAALKMRAGGVGYYPRSNFVHIDTGPVRTW
- a CDS encoding MBL fold metallo-hydrolase; the protein is MKYHLIPVTAFSQNCSLIWCENTQQAALVDPGGEAEKIKAEVAQQGVAITQILLTHGHLDHVGAAAELADHYQVPIYGPDKEDAFWLDGLPAQSRMFGLEECAPLTPTRWLSEGDEMQVGEMTLKVLHCPGHTPGHIVFINEQARLALVGDVLFNGGVGRSDFPRGDHQALITSIRTKLLPLGDDMRFIPGHGPMSTFGHERQTNPFLREEPAVW